Sequence from the Fusarium oxysporum Fo47 chromosome VI, complete sequence genome:
TGCGCCACCCAAGATATCGCTGTGGACGGCTGGGCGCTCACTCTCCTGACGCCTGGAAACGTATCATACGCTTCAACTGCGCAGACTGTTGGCCTCACTGCTGGCCACTTTATGTCATACACTGTTTTCCTCGCCTTCAATGCTGCTGACTTTGCCAACAAGTGGTTCAGGGCAGTTCCTTCAGATGATGGTCTTCTCTCACTAGGGGGATATCTCAAGTTCTGGGGTTGGTCATACATCATTGTCACCGTTGGACTCGGCCTTTTGAAGAAGGAGGACAAGTCGCAGAACGAAGATGGTGTCTGGGATGTCTACCGCATCATGTGGGGtattctcaagctcaaaaACGTCCAGACCATTATCATTGTTCATCTGATTGCCAAGATTGGCTTCCAGGCTAACGACGGCGTTACAAACTTGAAGCTCCTCGACAAGGGCTTTGGCAAGGACAACATGGCGCTGACGGTTCTCATCGACTTCCCATTCGAGATTGGTCTGGGCTACTATGCCGGAATGTGGTCGCAAAAGTATACACCGATGCGCCTTTGGTGCTGGGGATTTGTGGGCAGACTTGTTGCTGCTCTCTCCGCCCAATTCGTTGTCGCTATTTTCCCTGATGAAGGAGTTACATCATGGTATCTGTTGGTGGTTATCGCTGAACACCTTTTCTCAACATTCACAAACACAATCATGTTTGTCGCTGTCTCTGCTTTCCATGCCCGGGTGTCTGACCCCGTCATTGGCGGCACTTACATGACTCTCCTTGCAACGTAAGTAACACCGGACTCATATGTCGCGGCTACGAAGCTAACAATTTGTAGTGTCTGCAATCTGGGCGGCACATTCCCTAGATATTTCGTACTCCGGCTCGTTGACAGCTTCACTGTGGCTACGTGCGAGCCTGGCAAATCAGATGCCACGACAATCAAGGGCACACTTATCAAAGATGCATTCTCATGCGCTGTACAGtctgagaaggagagatGTGAGGCTGGTGGCGGAACATGCCACATGATCCACGACGGATACTATACAGTGAACATATTATGTGTCCTGTTTGGTGCTGCAACTTTCTTCTGGTACATCAAGCCAAAGGTGTTGCATCTCCAGAGTCTACCTCTGCGGGCGTGGAGATTAGCACCGGGAAACGAGAACAAGCGATAGatcaagaggaggaagaaatcTAATGTTAATTTGGCAACATGTACAAGTAGTAAATTGGGAAGCATGCGCTGCAGCGTTTGATACCCGTGGACATATCAGCACAATGTACTTAGATGCTTGCTCATTCACAAGATAGTAGCCCTGATCGGTCAAGTCAAATACACTTTGTTAGTTGTTAACTTGCAGTTCTAATGGGTCAGATCCGTCTATATTAATGGAGAGCTTCAAATGCCGATAAGCCCCAATACATACCAAACGCCACGCAATTTCGATGTATTATGCCCATTTTGCTATGCACATACCTGCCCAACCCAACTCCAAATTCTAAACTCATGATCCCCTGCTCGCTATGTACGTGACCAGTTGCGGAAGAGCAAAAGCACGATGCAAGCATACGAAAAGATAACGAAAATCAATAACACAAACAAGACACTGGAGCACAAACAGTCGAGACATGTACCACCCCATGTCTCCCTGGTGTCTTCCTCGAATGGCCTGTGCTCTTCTGCAGTCGAATAACCGTACCGGTCATTCAAGTACGAACTGCGTCTGTAGGGATGTCGAGCTATAGGTTGCAGCGTATCAAATGGCCTTACGGCATCAACATTTGGTGATCTGGGAGTGGGTGGGAGAAGGGGAATGCGCTCTGTCGGACGCATATATAGAACGGAACTGTCGCTGTCTGATGAAGACACTGAACTGGACTgagacgatgatgagctgCTTCCGTAGGGAGGTTCTTCAAATTGATTTGCCATTCCAATGTCTAGCGTTCTAGGAAAGCTTTTTCGAACTCGAGCCGGAGTATGATATTTTGAAGTCGGTGATGAGCTACCCTTAGACGGCAGTATTCCACAGCTTGAAGATAAAAGTGCCCTAGATCCCCGAGAAGGAGGTTCAAGGATATTAACCGAAGGACGCTCAATCTTTGGGACAGGACGCAGGCGAGCCCTCTGTTGTAGGAACTCTTCTCCCCGAGGCTGCTCGCTGTTTCCTATCAGAGCGCCGAACTCTGCGTTAATCGCTGCTTGTATCTCTGCAGTGGTAGGCCCCGGAGGTGATACATAAATAACAGGGCTTACGAAGTGGTCGAAGTTGGAGTCTGAACCGAGATCAATGGGCTCAGGCCTGTTGTCGCGAGGACGCTGCGAGAAGAGTAGGGCACGGTATGGCCGGGTGCCTGAACGTAGGGGAAGAGGCTCGTGGTAGTGCTCGCGACCACTGGGATGACTCATACTGGCGATGGAAATACTGAATAGTTTTGAGAGAGTATAGAGAAGAAGTTTTTGGAGGCTTGTTGGAATTCAGATAGGCGTGATAGAGGCAGTGGTCGTGAATGGGAGGCATACAAGCAAACAAATACTTCACCCCTGTTGTAGAAGTTGTTGGTGTGAATGAAGCACCAAGATACTTTAGGTTGGCGGGCTGAAGATTCTTATACAACTTCGGTTTCGTGAAGAACGGGAACAGCGGGAGTGTGAGCGGGAGGGTCTTTGAACAAAGGATCTGAACATGGAGAGGGTGTGGTGAATTTGCTTCTTGTTCAATAGATGGGCTACT
This genomic interval carries:
- a CDS encoding acetyl-coenzyme A transporter 1-domain-containing protein — its product is MTARARRPQNKPARPPLTIKTEAEDANGNGHLNGNGKMSSGVEMRRKAANPDVDNVAANFIKSESFSLDDPIPKTPSLNNHGFFDLPRQDQRNFLLLVLLYFLQGIPMGLATGSVPFLLKNHMSYSEIGIFSLASYPYSLKLFWSPFVDAVWSPKIGRRKTWIVPIQFLSGFGMLWLGSHVEDMMASAGKPGGMTAFSFMLWWFFLVLMCATQDIAVDGWALTLLTPGNVSYASTAQTVGLTAGHFMSYTVFLAFNAADFANKWFRAVPSDDGLLSLGGYLKFWGWSYIIVTVGLGLLKKEDKSQNEDGVWDVYRIMWGILKLKNVQTIIIVHLIAKIGFQANDGVTNLKLLDKGFGKDNMALTVLIDFPFEIGLGYYAGMWSQKYTPMRLWCWGFVGRLVAALSAQFVVAIFPDEGVTSWYLLVVIAEHLFSTFTNTIMFVAVSAFHARVSDPVIGGTYMTLLATVCNLGGTFPRYFVLRLVDSFTVATCEPGKSDATTIKGTLIKDAFSCAVQSEKERCEAGGGTCHMIHDGYYTVNILCVLFGAATFFWYIKPKVLHLQSLPLRAWRLAPGNENKR